ttaatcgtAAAGTATTGACAGAAGAATGATGGATATAGActctttataatttttgtgtgtGTATCTTTGTCAATTGTCAAATGTGATTAAAGATTTTTACTCTGTtgcatttcaaaattaaaaaacatttaaatttaatttttatttttccatttatgTAACAAATTTTGAATAGGTTTGAAGTTTGACAAATGGGATTCATACAAAGCAACATTAATGATGGATGGGGATGTCATGTCATGTACATCAATCAGCAACTCCATCGCGGTTCAAAGTGGGCCCCAAAATCCACTAACCACACATCAATTTCACCATACATCACATATCATCACACAACATGACATGATAACAATAACACTGTCTTCACATAATTGCATATTCTCATCCATTCAATGCAACCGAGACCATGTCCCATATTCAGAAAGAACCATCATCATAGAAACTCGCCACGTGTCGAAACACCATTAGCCGAATACTCTCCAATTGCTGTGGATGTGACAGCACTGTAAACTTTATCCTACGCATCCCTATGCCAAAACCGGACACTACGCAAATCGGGCCCCACCGGTTCAGATTCAATCTGCTCCAGTAAAGCAGCCACATTAAAAAGATCTTGCGCTGAAGGAATCTCAGCCGTCCACGCGTAACCATACAAATTCTCATCACACGCGCGAATTTCCAGCACTGCCCAATGAAACCGCAACACGTGTCGAACAGTGCCGAAATGTAGTCCTGCGTGGTACACGCGCCTATCGGATCTCATATCACACAcacttttgtttatttatcaatttttttttctcatgaaTCCCACTTTACCGGTTTGAAAATCTGCTACGGCTGTTGTTATAACAAGCACCAACCACGACGACCGTGTGCTTCCATTCTTTGCTCCTTCGGGGCTGTCCAAAACGACGACGTTTAGACCAGATTCTCAGGCGACCGGGAAATGGTGGAGACGGTGGAGCTTCAAGGCGAGGAGCAGCGTTCGCTGCTCTCAGATTCGAGCAATGGTGACCGGTCCTGGCGGTTGAACTTCGAGGGGTTTCAGATATCTTCAGAGCACACGGAGAAGCAAGTGAAACCCTCTCGCGGACTCTATGACTGTTATGGCGTTCTAGGTAACAAAACAGTAAAATCGCATCTTcgttatgtttgtttatttatttattttaatattttcaattattgttattgttcaATTTGGAATctgctttttattttcttttaatctgACAAAGATTTTATTTCACTGTTTGTTTTGTTCGAATAGGAATCTGCAATTTGCTTTACGTTAGTGGTTGTGGTTAATTGTGGTTTCAGTTTTAGTGTGGTGTTTTGTgccatttaatttttttctgtgTGTGTAAAGTTTCCCCTCTGCATTGAGTCCAGATATTGTTTTTGCTTTGTCGAAGATGCTATTATTACTGGATTTCATTCAGTTTGAGTAGAATGCTTTGTTTTTTGTCCTCCTTTTGCCAGGTTGAGTACCGTGTGCAGGAATTTGGAAGCAGGCTAGGTATAGTGTGTGGGGTCTTTTTTGAATTGTGGGTTGATGGTGTGGTGGCCTTTTTGCTATGTGAAATAAGTTGATATGGATTTTTGTTGCATCGGGTATTGCCTGCTTCTTTGGGGCAGTTGCTCTAAGATGGACTATAGGGTTTTGCATTTGGAAGCTCTAGAGGGTAGAGGCAAAACTTCTTTTGGGCACTGAAGtactattttattagttttttccttttctatttcgAGTCTCTGTTTTTAGTGGAAGAAGTTTCACAAAATTGATCTTGGCATTTTAACTGAGTGCCTCTGGTCTCTTgctttatttgtataaataaatggGTTGTTTGGACCCTGCTCTTGCTGAAGCTTATACTTTCCCAGTTTGCAATAAGCATCTGCCTGTTGAGCTATGAAGCTTATATTTTCCAAGTTTTCTTGTTTCTGAAGCTTTAAAGTTCTTGTGGCCCGTATATGAAGTTCATTTGTCCTATATTTGTGACCGTGGAAGTCTAAAGCATAATTGTGTCTTTGAATATGGTTTTCTTCATCTGTGAATgatctttatttgatttttttcttccatttaaCAAGGTAGGTTAGGGATATGATCTTGAGGGTCAATGTAGTTTTGagttttctttgtaatttttttatctttttaattagcCAAGCTTTTTTGAATGGAATGCTTTGCTTATGACATCTTTTCTACTAAATGGAAAGGGATCTCATGGatcttgtcttatttttttccttctgtTATATATTTCCTCAGGTCAAGAGGATAATATTGCGGAGTACTACCAGCAGCAAGTTGAAGTGCTTGAGGGATTTACTGAAATGGATGCTCTAGCAGAGCGTGGTTTTATTCCTGGAATGTCGAAGGTTTGTAtttcattttctccttttttctaTCTAGATTTACGTTGGTTATATAGTCAAAAACCTTGGCTGAATATCCACTGCTGTGGGCAGGAGGAGCGAGACAAGTTAGCAAGAAGTGAGACGTTTGCCATCAGATTGTCAAATGTAGCAAACATGGTTCTTTTTATCGCCAAAGTTTATGCATCAATACGAAGTGGTTCCCTAGCCATCATTGCATCGACTTTAGACTCGCTTCTTGATCTCCTTTCTGGATTTATCCTCTGGTTCACTGCATTTTCCATGCAGACACCAAACCCGTATCAGTACCCTATTGGAAAGAAACGGATGCAACCATTGGTGAGTTCcttaattgatattttgtttgaaattatcTGAATCATCACCAGTAATATTATCTCGTTGATTATCAGGAGTTACTTTGTATTCAAATTACCTATCAGGGAAGAATACTAGAATTTGGTTGTGTATATTTATATGCTCTAATGTGTAAAGAGTAAACtataaagtgaaaatttaaattgtacAGGGAATTCTTGTTTTTGCCTCTGTCATGGCTACACTGGGACTGCAAATTATCTTGGAGTCTATCCGCACATTAATATATTCTGTAAGTtgatttttttgtatatttacaGATTCAAAGTTGACCCCAAACTCatagaacaataataattcTTCATTTAGTTCCTGAATCTCTTTTAACATTTCCAGGACAATGCATTCAACTTGACCAATGAACAAGAGCGATGGGTTGTGGGAATTATGCTTTCAGTGACTTTGGTGAAATTCTTACTGATGATTTATTGCCGCACTTTTACTAATGAGATCATTAAAGCCTATGCCCAGGATCATTTTTTCGATGTGATCACCAATGTCATTGGTCTTATTGCTGCACTTTTGGCAAACTATGTTGATGATTGGATGGATCCTGTT
This region of Vigna unguiculata cultivar IT97K-499-35 chromosome 5, ASM411807v1, whole genome shotgun sequence genomic DNA includes:
- the LOC114185140 gene encoding metal tolerance protein 11 isoform X1, which gives rise to MVETVELQGEEQRSLLSDSSNGDRSWRLNFEGFQISSEHTEKQVKPSRGLYDCYGVLGQEDNIAEYYQQQVEVLEGFTEMDALAERGFIPGMSKEERDKLARSETFAIRLSNVANMVLFIAKVYASIRSGSLAIIASTLDSLLDLLSGFILWFTAFSMQTPNPYQYPIGKKRMQPLGILVFASVMATLGLQIILESIRTLIYSDNAFNLTNEQERWVVGIMLSVTLVKFLLMIYCRTFTNEIIKAYAQDHFFDVITNVIGLIAALLANYVDDWMDPVGAIILALYTIRTWSMTVLENVNSLVGKSAAPEYLQKLTYLCWNHHKAVRHIDTVRAYTFGSHYFVEVDIVLPADMQLQEAHDIGESLQEKLELLPEIERAFVHLDYEYSHKPEHAQSHS
- the LOC114185140 gene encoding metal tolerance protein 11 isoform X2, with product MLCFLSSFCQVEYRVQEFGSRLGQEDNIAEYYQQQVEVLEGFTEMDALAERGFIPGMSKEERDKLARSETFAIRLSNVANMVLFIAKVYASIRSGSLAIIASTLDSLLDLLSGFILWFTAFSMQTPNPYQYPIGKKRMQPLGILVFASVMATLGLQIILESIRTLIYSDNAFNLTNEQERWVVGIMLSVTLVKFLLMIYCRTFTNEIIKAYAQDHFFDVITNVIGLIAALLANYVDDWMDPVGAIILALYTIRTWSMTVLENVNSLVGKSAAPEYLQKLTYLCWNHHKAVRHIDTVRAYTFGSHYFVEVDIVLPADMQLQEAHDIGESLQEKLELLPEIERAFVHLDYEYSHKPEHAQSHS